From Labrus bergylta chromosome 22, fLabBer1.1, whole genome shotgun sequence, one genomic window encodes:
- the LOC109995174 gene encoding uncharacterized protein isoform X1, whose amino-acid sequence MSYHGLMAHQRSKGRMPSSMNSKIRQQQDMLGNDESDDNEGELWLEVRITEAETAADYSDKSQQVKKGYKPRGKRYEGSQQQDMLGKFGLESNQKDFNRDVHNLTTETAADYSDKSQQVCDCGWSKWTTDRGLRTHQVKKGCKPRGKRYEGSQQQDMLGKSGLESNQKDFNRGVHNLTMAETAADYSDKSQQVCDCGWSKWTTDRGLRTHQVKKGCKPRGKRYEGSQQQDVLGNDESDDNEGELWLEVNNTEAETAADYSDKSQQVKKGYKPRGKRYEGSQQQDMLGKSGLESNQKDFNRGVHNLTMAETAADYSDKSQQVCDCGWSKWTTDRGLRTHQVKKGCKPRGKRYEGSQQQDMLGNDESDDSEGELWLEVNNTEAETAADYSDKSQQVCDCGWSKWTTDRGLRTHQVKKGCKPRGKSGLKTNQKDDRLDVHNLATDEQVCFCGWSKWTTYHGLRTHQGLKGCTPKGLKIPQSDQHFWKTQWKAMHPQRMTFRKEL is encoded by the exons ATGTCTTACCATGGCCTGATGGCTCACCAGAGGAGCAAAGGACGCATGCCCAGTAGCATGAATAGTAAAATAAGGCAACAGCAAGACATGTTGGGAAATGATGAATCGGATGACAATGAAGGGGAACTCTGGCTTGAGGTCCGCATCACTGAGGCTG aaacagcagcagactACTCAGACAAGAGCCAGCAGGTGAAAAAAGGATACAAGCCAAGGGGGAAGAGATATGAAGGAAGTCAGCAGCAAGACATGTTGGGAAAGTTTGGATTGGAGAGCAATCAGAAGGACTTCAACCGTGATGTCCACAACTTGACAACTG aaacagcagcagactACTCAGACAAGAGCCAGCAGGTTTGTGACTGTGGATGGTCCAAATGGACCACTGACCGAGGCCTGAGGACTCACCAGGTGAAAAAAGGATGCAAGCCAAGGGGGAAGAGATATGAAGGAAGTCAGCAGCAAGACATGTTGGGAAAGTCTGGATTGGAGAGCAATCAGAAGGACTTCAACCGTGGTGTCCACAACTTGACCATGGCTG aaacagcagcagactACTCAGACAAGAGCCAGCAGGTTTGTGACTGTGGATGGTCCAAATGGACCACTGACCGAGGCCTGAGGACTCACCAGGTGAAAAAAGGATGCAAGCCAAGGGGGAAGAGATATGAAGGAAGTCAGCAGCAAGACGTGTTGGGAAATGATGAATCTGATGACAATGAAGGGGAACTCTGGCTTGAGGTCAACAACACTGAGGCTG aaacagcagcagactACTCAGACAAGAGCCAGCAGGTGAAAAAAGGATACAAGCCAAGGGGGAAGAGATATGAAGGAAGTCAGCAGCAAGACATGTTGGGAAAGTCTGGATTGGAGAGCAATCAGAAGGACTTCAACCGTGGTGTCCACAACTTGACCATGGCTG aaacagcagcagactACTCAGACAAGAGCCAGCAGGTTTGTGACTGTGGATGGTCCAAATGGACCACTGACCGAGGCCTGAGGACTCACCAGGTGAAAAAAGGATGCAAGCCAAGGGGGAAGAGATATGAAGGAAGTCAGCAGCAAGACATGTTGGGAAATGATGAATCTGATGACAGTGAAGGGGAACTCTGGCTTGAGGTCAACAACACTGAGGCTG aaacagcagcagactACTCAGACAAGAGCCAGCAGGTTTGTGACTGTGGATGGTCCAAATGGACCACTGACCGAGGCCTGAGGACTCACCAGGTGAAAAAAGGATGCAAGCCAAGGGGAAAGTCTGGATTGAAGACCAATCAGAAGGACGACAGGCTTGATGTCCACAACTTGGCAACTG ACGAGCAAGTTTGTTTCTGTGGATGGTCCAAGTGGACCACTTACCATGGCCTGAGGACTCACCAGGGGTTGAAAGGATGCACGCCGAAGGGACTGAAGATTCCACAGAGCGATCAGCACTTCTGGAAGACTCAGTGGAAAGCGATGCACCCTCAGAGAATGACTTTCAGGAAGGAG CTCTAG
- the LOC109995174 gene encoding uncharacterized protein isoform X2, with the protein MSYHGLMAHQRSKGRMPSSMNSKIRQQQDMLGNDESDDNEGELWLEVRITEAETAADYSDKSQQVKKGYKPRGKSGLESNQKDFNRGVHNLTMAETAADYSDKSQQVCDCGWSKWTTDRGLRTHQVKKGCKPRGKRYEGSQQQDVLGNDESDDNEGELWLEVNNTEAETAADYSDKSQQVKKGYKPRGKRYEGSQQQDMLGKSGLESNQKDFNRGVHNLTMAETAADYSDKSQQVCDCGWSKWTTDRGLRTHQVKKGCKPRGKRYEGSQQQDMLGNDESDDSEGELWLEVNNTEAETAADYSDKSQQVCDCGWSKWTTDRGLRTHQVKKGCKPRGKSGLKTNQKDDRLDVHNLATDEQVCFCGWSKWTTYHGLRTHQGLKGCTPKGLKIPQSDQHFWKTQWKAMHPQRMTFRKEL; encoded by the exons ATGTCTTACCATGGCCTGATGGCTCACCAGAGGAGCAAAGGACGCATGCCCAGTAGCATGAATAGTAAAATAAGGCAACAGCAAGACATGTTGGGAAATGATGAATCGGATGACAATGAAGGGGAACTCTGGCTTGAGGTCCGCATCACTGAGGCTG aaacagcagcagactACTCAGACAAGAGCCAGCAGGTGAAAAAAGGATACAAGCCAAGGGGGAAG TCTGGATTGGAGAGCAATCAGAAGGACTTCAACCGTGGTGTCCACAACTTGACCATGGCTG aaacagcagcagactACTCAGACAAGAGCCAGCAGGTTTGTGACTGTGGATGGTCCAAATGGACCACTGACCGAGGCCTGAGGACTCACCAGGTGAAAAAAGGATGCAAGCCAAGGGGGAAGAGATATGAAGGAAGTCAGCAGCAAGACGTGTTGGGAAATGATGAATCTGATGACAATGAAGGGGAACTCTGGCTTGAGGTCAACAACACTGAGGCTG aaacagcagcagactACTCAGACAAGAGCCAGCAGGTGAAAAAAGGATACAAGCCAAGGGGGAAGAGATATGAAGGAAGTCAGCAGCAAGACATGTTGGGAAAGTCTGGATTGGAGAGCAATCAGAAGGACTTCAACCGTGGTGTCCACAACTTGACCATGGCTG aaacagcagcagactACTCAGACAAGAGCCAGCAGGTTTGTGACTGTGGATGGTCCAAATGGACCACTGACCGAGGCCTGAGGACTCACCAGGTGAAAAAAGGATGCAAGCCAAGGGGGAAGAGATATGAAGGAAGTCAGCAGCAAGACATGTTGGGAAATGATGAATCTGATGACAGTGAAGGGGAACTCTGGCTTGAGGTCAACAACACTGAGGCTG aaacagcagcagactACTCAGACAAGAGCCAGCAGGTTTGTGACTGTGGATGGTCCAAATGGACCACTGACCGAGGCCTGAGGACTCACCAGGTGAAAAAAGGATGCAAGCCAAGGGGAAAGTCTGGATTGAAGACCAATCAGAAGGACGACAGGCTTGATGTCCACAACTTGGCAACTG ACGAGCAAGTTTGTTTCTGTGGATGGTCCAAGTGGACCACTTACCATGGCCTGAGGACTCACCAGGGGTTGAAAGGATGCACGCCGAAGGGACTGAAGATTCCACAGAGCGATCAGCACTTCTGGAAGACTCAGTGGAAAGCGATGCACCCTCAGAGAATGACTTTCAGGAAGGAG CTCTAG
- the LOC109995175 gene encoding E3 ubiquitin-protein ligase TRIM21-like: MASAQASPCNTGSMEKHFTCTICLDVFVDPVTTSCGHSFCKKCLSRNFNYNDQGCPLCKRYLSQKPDVNIVLRSIVEEMKKTIPEKKDVYTGAPGEVACDVCTGRKLKSKKSCLVCLASYCSTHLQNHSTAQRLKGHKLVQPVENLDERACLQHGRPLELYSRTKERCICVLCMEDDQEKLVPTEEEWRRKKAELQNNKTEFQQKIENRKTRMDEINAFLKSCEDQLNDECGAIDAVFTAVIAIVKEARDRALQPLKERRQAVEKEAKDIEKKMKAEICQLVKTISKLDDISALEDHILFLQKYPSLQDLDNIKDCPEVELDTSLSFGTMRKFTTAMLESIQQELERLTPIEIQRIPKFTVDVRLDPATAHQHLILSDDGKEVIDGEEDQRVPDSPERFDVFGSVLGLNRLTSGKSYWEVEVRNKTGWDLGVARGDANRKSKLTLTPDNGYWVTVHYDDEKYAALTSPPVLLSLTRKPQKVGVFVDYEEGLVSFYDVASKSHIYSFTDCSFNGRIFPYFSPHLKRDEENTDPLIISSVQIGELEMDLS, translated from the exons ATGGCCTCCGCTCAAGCATCACCCTGCAACACTGGCTCAATGGAGAAGCACTTCACATGCACCATCTGTCTGGATGTATTTGTGGATCCTGTCACGACATCTTGTGGACACTCCTTTTGTAAGAAATGTCTGAGCCGCAACTTTAATTACAATGACCAGGGTTGTCCCTTGTGCAAGCGATATCTGAGCCAAAAGCCAGATGTGAACATCGTCCTGAGAAGCATTGttgaagagatgaaaaaaacGATCCCAGAGAAAAAAGATGTGTACACTGGGGCGCCCGGAGAAGTGGCCTGTGACGTTTGCACAGGGCGAAAGCTGAAATCCAAGAAGTCGTGCCTTGTGTGCCTCGCCTCGTATTGTTCGACCCACCTGCAGAATCATTCTACGGCTCAAAGGTTAAAGGGCCACAAGTTGGTGCAACCTGTGGAGAACTTGGATGAGAGGGCCTGTCTGCAGCATGGACGCCCTTTAGAGCTGTACAGCAGGACGAAGGAGAGATGTATCTGTGTCCTCTGTATGGAAGACGACCAGGAGAAGTTGGTTCCTACTGAAGAAGAATGGCGCAGGAAGAAG gCTGAGCTTCAAAACAACAAGACTGAGTTTCAACAAAaaattgaaaacagaaaaacacggATGGATGAGATAAATGCATTTCTTAAGAGCTGTGAG GACCAGCTGAATGATGAATGTGGGGCTATCGATGCTGTGTTCACAGCTGTGATTGCAATTGTGAAGGAAGCGCGTGACAGAGCCCTTCAGCCTCTAAAGGAAAGGAGGCAGGCTGTGGAAAAGGAGGCAAAAGACATCGAGAAGAAGATGAAAGCAGAGATCTGCCAGCTTGTGAAAACCATCTCTAAGCTGGACGATATATCTGCGCTTGAGGATCACATCCTTTTCCTGCAG AAGTACCCATCTCTTCAAGACCTGGACAACATCAAAGATTGCCCAGAGGTAGAGCTGGACACGTCACTGTCATTTGGCACCATGAGAAAATTCACGACCGCCATGTTGGAATCAATTCAACAGGAACTGGAGCGGCTGACCCCCATTG AGATTCAAAGAATTCCAAAGTTCACAG TGGATGTGAGGCTGGATCCAGCCACTGCGCACCAACACCTCATTCTTTCTGATGATGGTAAGGAAGTCATAGACGGAGAAGAAGACCAGAGAGTTCCTGATTCTCCAGAGAGGTTTGACGTGTTTGGCAGCGTCCTGGGTCTTAACAGGTTGACCTCTGGGAAGTCCTACTGGGAGGTGGAGGTCAGAAACAAGACTGGATGGGATCTGGGTGTAGCAAGAGGGGACGCAAACCGAAAGAGTAAACTTACGCTGACCCCAGACAATGGGTACTGGGTTACTGTGCATTATGACGATGAGAAGTATGCAGCCCTGACATCTCCACCAGTTCTTCTGTCCCTGACAAGGAAGCCTCAGAAAGTGGGAGTGTTTGTGGATTATGAGGAGGGTCTTGTGTCCTTTTATGATGTGGCTTCCAAATCTCACATCTACTCTTTTACTGACTGTTCATTCAACGGCAGGATCTTCCCATATTTCAGTCCCCATTTGAAACGAGATGAGGAAAACACGGATCCCTTGATTATTTCTTCTGTGCAAATTGGTGAACTGGAAATGGATCTGTCATGA